In one Alnus glutinosa chromosome 14, dhAlnGlut1.1, whole genome shotgun sequence genomic region, the following are encoded:
- the LOC133856575 gene encoding uncharacterized protein LOC133856575 isoform X2, whose product MLSSNEGEIDVFFDSVDHLSSEEFVAKEELNYVHLEYGIWMNEPVSVKERRESFLRGMGLVESASSKICAEEKGSSEMVGLERVTECSGAVSSSRISSTDCAEENLVCCGRDGGNQANAMFDELEGKKEDKEKLVLNGQHALLSTSTQEYKNLDLGKRKLKSWLKSFVNKTKRRGDTFATEVSKPNSKMAVINRMKVWQNKKGYSELTALYSEQEIRAHKGLIWTMKFSPDGQYLASGGEDGVVRIWRVTSASASYNYPMVKDDFGVKVKGGKSIFWGKMTKHATIVIPENVLHIEESPLQEFHGHSSGVLDLSWSNSNCLLSSSKDKTVCLWQVGCNQCLNVFRHNDYVTCIQFNPVDENYFISGSIDGKVRIWGVSEKRVVDWVDMRDVITAICYQPDGNGFIAGSITGTCHFYDASGKHLKLDAQIRIQGRKRASANKITGIQERSQRVMITSEDSKLRIFYGIDIVHKFRGLPRSGSQMSGSFTLSGQHIVSIGEDSRVYVWNYNGSCIPLSRHKKSVHSCEHFFSEGATVAIPWSGMETGLRSSWSASPEYCSQEQNRIEADSWITDSERFSLSNWFSMDGSCKGSATWPEEKLPLWDVPVSENEYHYQHHEGHQQQHCNNAQKRIAISDTWGLVIVTAGRDGTIRTFHNYGLPIRL is encoded by the exons ATGCTGAGCTCTAATGAGGGAGAAATTGATGTATTCTTTGACTCGGTGGATCATTTGTCGTCTGAAGAGTTTGTAGCTAAAGAAGAGTTAAATTATGTACATTTAGAGTATGGTATTTGGATGAATGAGCCAGTAAGTGTTAAGGAAAGGCGGGAGAGTTTTTTACGTGGAATGGGTTTAGTTGAATCTGCTTCTTCTAAGATTTGTGCTGAGGAGAAGGGCTCATCAGAGATGGTGGGATTGGAGAGGGTTACAGAATGTAGTGGAGCGGTCTCCAGCTCTCGCATTTCATCTACCGATTGTGCAGAGGAAAATTTGGTTTGTTGTGGAAGAGATGGTGGCAATCAAGCAAATGCCATGTTTGATGAattggaaggaaaaaaagaagacaaagagAAATTAGTTCTCAATGGGCAGCATGCTTTGCTTTCAACATCTACTCAAGAATATAAGAACTTGGATTTGGGTAAAAGGAAGTTGAAAAGTTGGTTAAAAAGCTTCGTGAACAAGACGAAGAGAAGAGGAGATACTTTTGCAACTGAGGTATCAAAACCAAATTCTAAAATGGCTGTGATAAATAGAATGAAGGTGTGGCAGAACAAGAAGGGGTACTCGGAGCTTACTGCTCTTTATAGTGAGCAAGAGATTCGTGCACACAAGGGCTTAATTTGGACAATGAAGTTTAGTCCAGATGGCCAGTATCTAGCAAGTGGTGGCGAAGATGGGGTTGTACGTATTTGGCGCGTTACATCAGCCAGTGCCTCTTATAATTATCCAATGGTTAAAGACGATTTTGGCGTAAAAGTGAAGGGAGGCAAGTCCATTTTTTGGGGAAAGATGACAAAACATGCCACAATTGTCATTCCTGAAAACGTTCTTCACATTGAAGAATCGCCGCTGCAAGAATTTCATGGCCATTCTAGTGGCGTCTTGGACTTGTCTTGGTCCAATTCGAAT TGTCTGCTTTCATCGTCCAAGGATAAAACTGTTTGTCTGTGGCAAGTGGGTTGCAACCaatgtttaaatgtttttcgGCACAATGATTACG TGACATGCATTCAGTTCAATCCAGTTGATGAAAATTACTTCATCAGTGGCTCCATAGATGGAAAGGTTCGAATTTGGGGAGTGTCTGAGAAGCGAGTTGTTGACTGGGTCGATATGCGGGATGTTATAACTGCTATATGTTACCAGCCAGATGGGAAT GGGTTCATTGCTGGTTCTATAACAGGCACTTGCCATTTCTATGACGCATCAG GGAAACATCTCAAACTCGATGCACAGATACGTATTCAGGGTAGAAAGAGAGCTTCTGCCAATAAAATAACTGGCATTCAG GAAAGATctcagagagttatgataacaTCAGAAGACTCCAAACTTCGTATTTTTTATGGGATTGATATCGTTCACAAATTTAGAG GTCTTCCAAGGTCAGGAAGTCAGATGTCAGGTTCATTTACTTTAAGTGGGCAACATATAGTCTCAATTGGAGAGGACTCGCGTGTTTATGTCTGGAACTATAACGGGTCGTGCATCCCATTGTCAAGACACAAAAAATCTGTGCATTCTTGTGAGCATTTCTTCTCTGAAGGTGCAACTGTTGCAATACCTTGGTCAGGCATGGAAACAGGACTGAGGAGCTCATGGAGTGCTAGTCCTGAGTATTGCTCACAAGAACAGAACCGCATAGAGGCTGATTCTTGGATCACAGATTCGGAACGTTTTTCTCTTAGTAATTGGTTCTCTATGGATGGCTCATGCAAGGGCTCTGCAACTTGGCCGGAGGAGAAACTTCCTCTGTGGGATGTACCAGTTTCAGAAAATGAATATCATTATCAGCACCATGAAGGCCATCAGCAACAGCACTGCAATAATGCCCAAAAACGAATAGCTATATCAGACACGTGGGGGCTCGTGATTGTGACGGCTGGACGGGATGGAACAATCAGAACATTCCACAACTATGGATTGCCCATCAGGCTCTAG
- the LOC133856575 gene encoding uncharacterized protein LOC133856575 isoform X1, translating into MLSSNEGEIDVFFDSVDHLSSEEFVAKEELNYVHLEYGIWMNEPVSVKERRESFLRGMGLVESASSKICAEEKGSSEMVGLERVTECSGAVSSSRISSTDCAEENLVCCGRDGGNQANAMFDELEGKKEDKEKLVLNGQHALLSTSTQEYKNLDLGKRKLKSWLKSFVNKTKRRGDTFATEVSKPNSKMAVINRMKVWQNKKGYSELTALYSEQEIRAHKGLIWTMKFSPDGQYLASGGEDGVVRIWRVTSASASYNYPMVKDDFGVKVKGGKSIFWGKMTKHATIVIPENVLHIEESPLQEFHGHSSGVLDLSWSNSNCLLSSSKDKTVCLWQVGCNQCLNVFRHNDYVTCIQFNPVDENYFISGSIDGKVRIWGVSEKRVVDWVDMRDVITAICYQPDGNGFIAGSITGTCHFYDASGKHLKLDAQIRIQGRKRASANKITGIQFSQERSQRVMITSEDSKLRIFYGIDIVHKFRGLPRSGSQMSGSFTLSGQHIVSIGEDSRVYVWNYNGSCIPLSRHKKSVHSCEHFFSEGATVAIPWSGMETGLRSSWSASPEYCSQEQNRIEADSWITDSERFSLSNWFSMDGSCKGSATWPEEKLPLWDVPVSENEYHYQHHEGHQQQHCNNAQKRIAISDTWGLVIVTAGRDGTIRTFHNYGLPIRL; encoded by the exons ATGCTGAGCTCTAATGAGGGAGAAATTGATGTATTCTTTGACTCGGTGGATCATTTGTCGTCTGAAGAGTTTGTAGCTAAAGAAGAGTTAAATTATGTACATTTAGAGTATGGTATTTGGATGAATGAGCCAGTAAGTGTTAAGGAAAGGCGGGAGAGTTTTTTACGTGGAATGGGTTTAGTTGAATCTGCTTCTTCTAAGATTTGTGCTGAGGAGAAGGGCTCATCAGAGATGGTGGGATTGGAGAGGGTTACAGAATGTAGTGGAGCGGTCTCCAGCTCTCGCATTTCATCTACCGATTGTGCAGAGGAAAATTTGGTTTGTTGTGGAAGAGATGGTGGCAATCAAGCAAATGCCATGTTTGATGAattggaaggaaaaaaagaagacaaagagAAATTAGTTCTCAATGGGCAGCATGCTTTGCTTTCAACATCTACTCAAGAATATAAGAACTTGGATTTGGGTAAAAGGAAGTTGAAAAGTTGGTTAAAAAGCTTCGTGAACAAGACGAAGAGAAGAGGAGATACTTTTGCAACTGAGGTATCAAAACCAAATTCTAAAATGGCTGTGATAAATAGAATGAAGGTGTGGCAGAACAAGAAGGGGTACTCGGAGCTTACTGCTCTTTATAGTGAGCAAGAGATTCGTGCACACAAGGGCTTAATTTGGACAATGAAGTTTAGTCCAGATGGCCAGTATCTAGCAAGTGGTGGCGAAGATGGGGTTGTACGTATTTGGCGCGTTACATCAGCCAGTGCCTCTTATAATTATCCAATGGTTAAAGACGATTTTGGCGTAAAAGTGAAGGGAGGCAAGTCCATTTTTTGGGGAAAGATGACAAAACATGCCACAATTGTCATTCCTGAAAACGTTCTTCACATTGAAGAATCGCCGCTGCAAGAATTTCATGGCCATTCTAGTGGCGTCTTGGACTTGTCTTGGTCCAATTCGAAT TGTCTGCTTTCATCGTCCAAGGATAAAACTGTTTGTCTGTGGCAAGTGGGTTGCAACCaatgtttaaatgtttttcgGCACAATGATTACG TGACATGCATTCAGTTCAATCCAGTTGATGAAAATTACTTCATCAGTGGCTCCATAGATGGAAAGGTTCGAATTTGGGGAGTGTCTGAGAAGCGAGTTGTTGACTGGGTCGATATGCGGGATGTTATAACTGCTATATGTTACCAGCCAGATGGGAAT GGGTTCATTGCTGGTTCTATAACAGGCACTTGCCATTTCTATGACGCATCAG GGAAACATCTCAAACTCGATGCACAGATACGTATTCAGGGTAGAAAGAGAGCTTCTGCCAATAAAATAACTGGCATTCAG TTTTCCCAGGAAAGATctcagagagttatgataacaTCAGAAGACTCCAAACTTCGTATTTTTTATGGGATTGATATCGTTCACAAATTTAGAG GTCTTCCAAGGTCAGGAAGTCAGATGTCAGGTTCATTTACTTTAAGTGGGCAACATATAGTCTCAATTGGAGAGGACTCGCGTGTTTATGTCTGGAACTATAACGGGTCGTGCATCCCATTGTCAAGACACAAAAAATCTGTGCATTCTTGTGAGCATTTCTTCTCTGAAGGTGCAACTGTTGCAATACCTTGGTCAGGCATGGAAACAGGACTGAGGAGCTCATGGAGTGCTAGTCCTGAGTATTGCTCACAAGAACAGAACCGCATAGAGGCTGATTCTTGGATCACAGATTCGGAACGTTTTTCTCTTAGTAATTGGTTCTCTATGGATGGCTCATGCAAGGGCTCTGCAACTTGGCCGGAGGAGAAACTTCCTCTGTGGGATGTACCAGTTTCAGAAAATGAATATCATTATCAGCACCATGAAGGCCATCAGCAACAGCACTGCAATAATGCCCAAAAACGAATAGCTATATCAGACACGTGGGGGCTCGTGATTGTGACGGCTGGACGGGATGGAACAATCAGAACATTCCACAACTATGGATTGCCCATCAGGCTCTAG